The genomic region AGAAGTTGGAAAAACTCTATATTGCTAAGAGTTTGACCAACAAGTTACATCTGAAGAGGAAGCTGTACAAGCTGAAGATGGATGAAGGCGGGAATCTCATGGACCACATGAATGTGTTCAATGGATACTTGGATCAATTGAGGAAAGTTGATGTtaaggttgaggaagaagataaagCCCTCTTACTTCTTACCTCACTTCCAGATTCGTATGAGAATCTTGTGACAACCTTATTGCATGGAAAAGAtacagtaagtttggagcaggtgcagGCTTCTTTGGTGTCTTATGATACACAAAAGAGGAAGACCATTGTTGATGGTGGGCACGAGACTGCTTTAGCTGTTCAAGGTTGGaatcatggaagaaaattgggaggaggatttgagagagacagcaggttcaaatcaagctccaaaggcaagggaccacaatgctatgactgcaaagaattcgggcataaaaagataaattgtcctttgagaaaaagaaaggatgatcttggtccaggtagcagcaattttgtggcggaagacttcgagtatgccctctaggtactcgaagcaacacatctcctggtgatgtatagtctcaagtgttgcaggggttttgcagcaggtggagctatgggattcacaggtgatgagatggtcctgaagaatgagaagtgtgaggaatgtttgtctggctcgacgggtgttgctggaaatgggtgcactgacaagtttccaagttgcagacaatgaagaggaggaaaacctgctggaggagacgaggatgtgtcgagatcctgtctgaagctaaatgtttttttttgcttgcagcagctgcacatgcattggcagtgactgaatcggaacaggaccaacgaggttgattcagagtgtgcatgctggtacgtaaggccaatggactttggtacaatttggccaaggtggagattgttggatagtggccaaattaggctaggaaacaaaacaatattgatgagggaacatcatgatgaggattatgtttccttgttttgtggcttgatttgttccttgttttgtggctttttcaaagccataattattgGCTTTCGGGTAGAAGAAAGGGGATGAAGAAAAGCTtaaaaagagatggtgagagcatttggctctaccatgggcaagggtgagagaaatcaagagagctagagtgaaaggtctcttgtaaaagaactcttggggtagagtgaggctcttgggaaaattctgtgagtagGTGTACAAGgaatatgggattgggttatgtcgatttaactcatgtgtagcttgtactgtttttctcatagtgaagagcagtatctctccgaggacgtaggcaggtttttgccgaacctcgtaaatttctcggtgtctttatttcttgtattttaaactattcaactgtgggtttgtatgttggtgaagataatcagccaaggcacaaaAGAAACATGGCAAACCACATTCATGTTTTGAACGTGGATACAACAATTGCTGCTGTACGCTTCCTTATTAACGTCTGATGTTGCGCTGCTGAATTAAGCAGGCTGGCTTTCCCATGATAGGTGGGAGTTGGTTATGTTTGTGTATATAAAAGAAGCGTCCATGCTCACATGAAAAATACGTTCTACATTCTGGGTCTATCACCTTTAGAACATAAAGGATGATAGTGGGCAGAAGATCGTTCCTTTTCTTAGTGTTAATTCTTCGACATGGCCCAGTTGCTCTTGAACAAAATGAGATGGATGATGATCCAATATTGTATTTTCCTCTTTTCCGCAATAGCCATGTAGCAGGCTAAGGTGAGAAactattatttctttcttttccaacTATTTGATTTGGTGTCAAATTGAGCCAAATTCTTTTTCAGATGCATGTGCATATGTTGTGATTTAGGGTTCTTGTTAACTATAAAGTTTCCAACAAATAATTTTTACCATATATTTCATATTTAAAATTCTCAAAGTTAATATTCCTCCCATTTATGCTTAGCCGTACAGCAGCCTTTGTCCCTCACTCCGTGTTTCCCAGTTTTATGTACAGGGGCAAGATAGACCTAAACCAAAGACATTAATTGATGAAGAAGCAAAACTGGGGTTTCCCCAGAGATGTGCAAGTAAAAGAAAGTTTCACAGAAaatgaaagagagaaaataaaggaaggaaaaggaagTGTGAGGTTTTACATAGTAAAAGAAAGCTTATTAATTTATGTACAGGAGTTGTAGAAGGTGCCACAAGCCATGGCCCTGGCCCTAGCAATCTCATTTTCAACCCCACGTGCTTTACAAACGCTACGCAGATGTACACAAGCGTCCGTCAAAACCATATCATGCAAAGACATGCCTCCATTATTGCCCATGCCATCTCCCAACCATACAATCACCAGAGAGCAAAAACCAACAAAGATCAACTAAAATGTAATCGGACACTTCCACGCATGTGAGTggctttattaattttttttttttttttcatgtttctttACCTTTGATTTTGAGTCCCGtcttatttcttttgttttttacaaatatatttgtcttattttgtgtgCGTTTTCCAATTGGTTGTTATTTACCATTTAAAATACaaagaatgaaagaaaattcatggaaaaagaaaataattaaaactgaATGAACAATGTATATGCAACTGGTCAAGGCTCATTTAATTTTCTAGTTTGAATATTATGTGTTTAGAAGTGTAAATTTGGATTTCGAAATGGCTTTCTGttcaaacttttgtttttgtgatatttttttttttggggggttgggggggggggggggggggtgggtgggtGCGGGGTTTGTTGAAATTTCGTTTATGTTAGAAAGAATTATAAATCTTAAAAACAGCTCTGTTTACAATATACTCTTTTGCAAAATTAGGAATCAAACACAAATATGAACATCAACTCCTTATATAGAAGTCTGCTACAAAACTTAGTTACTCATTCAAACCTTTTTATTCTCATCTCCATGGTCGAATCCCGCATCCACATGTCTTTATTTCATTGGCACAAAATATCACGTGACAATATAATCGTGTTATGCAAGTTATTTTCCTGAATCGGCCACTATCCAACCTAATTTCATTATGGAACTTTTGTTCTTGTTATATTCGACCATTAAATTTAATCTGGTAATCCAAGTACATTCTCTTCTCTTAACATCGCTTGTATTAAAACTCAATACGAGATCTAAAATACATTTAAGACAGGTTTGTGCCACGGGTTGAAACTCAACCCCAACCCAACCGATGCTTTATTAAAAGTCACCGACGATGTCTTCAGTGAAAATATCCAAGTGTAACACCAAGAAAATTTCAACTACACAAATAACCACAACGAGCCTCCAAAGTGCAGCGCTCTAGCGTTCTCATCAAGAGCATGAGCTATCACTTtgcctaaataaataaataaagaaagaaacccAATATTAAAACCCAAAGAGAAAGGAACTAACAATATCAATGAAGCATGTCATGGCAAATGTTATACAGAAGTACAAGATTCATATGTTCTAGGAAACACAAAAATGGCCTTGGTCATTCAATAATTTAGTCAAAATACACACTACGGAAAGTTTGAGCCCTCGTATGGCTATTGGAAATTTccataacaacaaaacaattttcAGTTTTCCACGAATATTGTGGTGCATGGTTTATGCGAAAAATCAAACATACAATAACTAGAGTAAATACGTAATCAAAACTAATTTTCAACAACTAAAAACGACGATCCTACAACAAGCACAACATAACAGTATCAATGACAATCCACTTTCCTCCATTTTGCCCTTCCACACTGGAAAGGGCTAGTCGCTCAGCTCCTTGCTGCGTTTGCTTAGACTGCTCATATAAACACACACGTGATCGAGTTCATCATCGAAAACCAAGACAAATAAGGCCGTGTTAATCATCAAGCAATAAAGCCTTGTTAATCATCAAGCAAcaatgtaaataacaaaaagaattgTATATTACCCTTTTCCCTGTCAACTAGGTAAATCTAGACTCAAATTTTCTAGGCAACCATCGCTCCTCTCACGCACTCCAGCTCTCTCTAAAGGTTCTTGCGGCTCTGTGTTTTCTGGTTTGCTACAATCTGTATCGATCAAGATGGTTAGAACTTAGAACCCAACacataaatattttgtttttcatatattttcgaCCAATTTTTCTGATCGGAATCGGTATTTTCATTCGGTTCACAGATTTATCCCCAGTTTCCCATATCGCCTGTTCTTTTTAAAACTGGTTTAATGTGTTGAATGTCACTGATGAGCGATTTTTTGAATTGGGTCGTTctgtttttgttaaattaattggGAAAGATAATGGGTTTGTGAGAAAATGGATTGATTAGTAGTGGATTTTGATGGCTGGTTGTAAACAGGTGCTTCAGAACGATATCGATTTGCTTCACCCACCAGCTGAGCTCGAAAAGAGGAAGCACAAGCTCAAGAGGCTTGTGCAGACGCCCAACTCTTTTTTCATGGTAACTAATAGTACGTAATTATCGATTTGACGCTTGCGTTTTcgtataatttttgttttctttggtgaagattgttaattttgattgttttaaatGCGCCCAGGATGTTAAGTGCCAAGGATGCTTCAGCATGTAAGTAATGATGCCTATTTCGATATCTTCCTGTACTCGTTGAGATGATTTTGTTGTAGTAGTTTCTATATATGATTTAAATTTGAGTGTAAGTGTAACGAAGTGAAAACCATTTGCGCAGAACAACCGTGTTCAGTCACTCGCAAACAGTTGTGGTGTGTGGGAACTGCCAGACAGTGTTGTGCCAGCCTACTGGAGGCCGAGCCAGGCTCACCGAGGGTTGCTCCTTCAGAAGAAAGGGGGACTGATGCTCGTGCTTTGATCGCATTTACATGTATTCGGCAAATTGCAGAAGAGCTTTGTGAGGGTCATTTAAGGTTGAAATATTGGTTCTCCTCGTTTTTGCCTTTGCTTTTTTCTTTATAGTCttttgaatatgtaatttgttagGGCAGCGGTCTGGACCTTTACCATGAGAGTGTAGTATTATgaatatttagttaattttgGTGGTTACATTACCTTTTGCACTTCTTATGGATTGTTTGAAGTGTTCATATGCCTGCCCTTTAAGTTCCACTTACAGATTATCAGTGATCAATTTCTCTGTCATGGAAATGTTATAGCTGCTACTTTTGTTCATCGATGCACCAAATTGTTTTCAATGTATATTGTGTGTTGATATGCAAATGCTTTGCAAGTGATTTGGCCTCGATTGTTGGGTTTCACATTGTTTTATTTAGTCGGAGGGCTGAATACCGAATCACTGATTCAGCTTGTGCTCCAtatctatcttttatttaaGGGAGTAAGGCTTTTAGTTTGCATACAGGGAGCTTTTGTAGTTGAATCTGGAATTTCCCTTGTGTAGCGATAACCCTTTGGTATTACGAGCGAGTGTTCTGATGATTAGAATTAGATCATGTGTTGTAGTTGAGTGCATCTGAGTTTTGTAGATTTCATTCTCTCTCTGCACCCTGATATCTTAAGCTGCTCTGTACGTAGTGTTTGGGGTGCTGATTAATGTTGTAAGTTGTCATTTTCTAATAACGTGTTTGATACTTATAATGACAGAGAATTGCAAtgatttaaacataaaatacttATAATGACTTCTCCGGAGGAATAATACTCATTTTCTAATAAcgtgtttgataaccatttcgttttcaccttttttaaaaactaaaaacttctttcttgaatttcaaaatttttggcTTTAGTTTTTAGCTTTAGTTtgccttttttctttatttatgcACTTCAAGAACTTATTGGTGCATTGGTGGGTATGTTGAGGCTCAGTGTTTTTTGGATCTTCCAATTCGATACAAAATTAAGTTGCTCATTATGTGATTTAATGGAATTCTTTCTTCCCTTAAGTtgtactataaaaataaaaaaaagtggttGATGCCGCGAAGGTGACTATCCTTCCCGCTGAAACATATTGCCCATTCTCAAAGTCTAAAGGGAGAGTGGTGTTCCCTACAGGAAGCCAAAGTTCACAACTTTACAAATTTCTTCGTTTTCAGTTTTCGTTGGCATACTTAGATTGCTGCCAAAGAACGTTGTAGTCTGCAAATCTCGCCACTCAATTAACAACAACCGCCGTGACAACCTTTTCACGATGTGGGTTCGCCGCCCAACTGGTCCCACAACACTTCACCTTCTACCCAGAGCTTCCCAGCTCTGAGTTCGATTCTCACGCATACGGCGCCGTGCTCCAGCACTGTCTGTGAAACGGCTATTCAACTTCCGCAGTGGGCCTTCATTGCGAGATTTTGAAAAAAAGGCGGCTGCTTGGACTTGTTTACTGACAACATTCTTCTCAATATGTATGTCAAAGTGGGTATGCTCGTTGATGCTGCTAACCTGTTTGATGAAATGTGCGAGATAAGTGTTATTTCGTTCGTTATTTTGTTAAGTCGATGTCGCTAGAGATGTTTTGTTGATATTGTTTGTAAGGATATGGTTGTTTGGACTGGGATGGTAGCATGTTATGCCGAGAATGGTTGTTCTGAAGAAGCACTCAAACTCTTCTCTCGAATGAGGGTGACTGGGTTCAGGCCAAATAATTATAGTTTTACGGGTACGCTTAAGGCTTGTGTGGATTATAGGCCTTAAGTGGAGGGAAGAGTGTCCATTGGCGTGTAATAAAATCATTTTATGAAGGGGATCTGTATTTGAGTACAGCATTGCTTGATATGTGCACCAAGTTTGGAGATATTCAGGAGGCTCGGCAAGTATTTCAAGTGATACCCAAAAATGATGCGGTTGCTTGGAGCCTCATGGTTTCACGGTTTGCTCAGAGTGACCGCTGCAAAGAGGCTCTGGACTTGTTTTGTTGGATGAGGCCAGCATTTGTTGTACCCAACCATTTTACATATGCAAGCTTGTGCAACTATGGAGCATTTAGTTTTCAGGAAGCAAATCCATTGCCATGTAACCGAGGTTGGTATTGATTCTGTTGTCTATGTTTCAAATGTCCTCATGGGTGTCTATGCTAAATGTGGAAAGATAGAGGACTCTATGGACTTATTTGTGGAGATTGGGATCACCAAATAGAAATTATGTATCTTGGAACACGATGATTGTTTACGCCCAGTTAGGTGATGGAGAGAAGGCGTTGATGTTGTTTCAAGATATGCTTAGATGCCAAGTCGAGGCAACAGAAGTGACGTACTCTAGTGCTCTCCGTGCTTCTTCTGGCCTAGCAGCGTTGGAGCCAGGAGTTCAGATACATTC from Pyrus communis chromosome 4, drPyrComm1.1, whole genome shotgun sequence harbors:
- the LOC137732336 gene encoding small ribosomal subunit protein eS27y-like isoform X2, which produces MNDIDLLHPPAELEKRKHKLKRLVQTPNSFFMDVKCQGCFSITTVFSHSQTVVVCGNCQTVLCQPTGGRARLTEGCSFRRKGD
- the LOC137732336 gene encoding small ribosomal subunit protein eS27y-like isoform X1 — encoded protein: MVLQNDIDLLHPPAELEKRKHKLKRLVQTPNSFFMDVKCQGCFSITTVFSHSQTVVVCGNCQTVLCQPTGGRARLTEGCSFRRKGD